In one window of Silvanigrella paludirubra DNA:
- a CDS encoding NifU family protein produces the protein MKNLEQYNAIKGFIDEKISPGVMAHGGEVNLISLENNILTLELSGSCGSCSIQAYTSESISNYLLEEFPDLDDVIVTD, from the coding sequence ATGAAGAATTTAGAGCAGTATAATGCGATAAAAGGATTTATCGATGAAAAAATTTCACCAGGCGTTATGGCTCATGGCGGAGAAGTTAATTTGATAAGTTTAGAAAATAATATTTTAACTTTAGAGTTATCTGGTTCATGTGGAAGTTGTTCAATTCAGGCATATACATCTGAATCTATTTCTAATTATTTATTAGAAGAATTTCCTGATCTTGATGATGTGATTGTAACTGACTAA
- a CDS encoding M14 family zinc carboxypeptidase, producing MVIAPVKGKINFKYILSLLILIFFNSAYAINIIEKNDYSPLIFENINIPLSLLNISGIPFTSFHVLNDIQRARSQKQIADLCQRVDLTYKKLNWGKSPCFSVPWKYDYVSENGNPLIYWDFVSDTMDEDQKKNITVVLGGVHPDELTPVHLAFQFAEALQKNPDLYANSHVIVAPLVNPDGFFTNPPKRTNANGVDLNRNFPTATWNKYAYQVWLKSKQKDKRKFPGYFANSEQGTRFQADLLEKFHPDKVISIHAPLAFLDLDYEIPQLLSIGKLTDQQKKARNLAELLSRSAGNYKIKDIGIYPGSLGNYAGNERIIPTITLEMSSSNPKFVKKFWNDFSPGLFKAIKYEFKKHQFADIGNTNTDNQ from the coding sequence ATGGTTATTGCTCCAGTCAAGGGCAAAATCAACTTTAAATATATCCTTAGCTTGCTAATCTTAATTTTCTTTAATAGCGCTTATGCCATTAATATTATAGAAAAAAATGATTATTCACCACTCATTTTTGAAAACATAAATATTCCTCTGTCATTACTTAATATTAGCGGAATTCCTTTCACCAGTTTTCACGTACTAAATGATATACAAAGAGCCCGTTCTCAAAAACAAATCGCGGATTTATGTCAAAGAGTCGATTTAACCTATAAAAAATTAAATTGGGGTAAAAGCCCTTGTTTCTCAGTCCCATGGAAATATGATTATGTCAGTGAAAATGGAAATCCCCTTATATATTGGGACTTTGTAAGCGACACTATGGACGAAGATCAAAAAAAGAATATTACAGTTGTTCTAGGAGGAGTTCATCCCGATGAGCTGACCCCAGTTCACCTTGCCTTTCAATTTGCTGAAGCTTTACAAAAAAACCCAGATCTTTATGCAAATTCACATGTCATTGTTGCTCCACTCGTAAATCCCGATGGCTTTTTTACCAATCCTCCCAAAAGAACAAATGCAAATGGTGTTGATTTAAATCGAAATTTTCCAACAGCCACTTGGAATAAATATGCTTACCAAGTATGGTTAAAATCAAAACAAAAAGATAAAAGAAAATTTCCTGGATACTTTGCAAATTCGGAACAAGGTACAAGATTTCAGGCAGATTTATTAGAAAAATTTCATCCTGATAAGGTAATTTCTATCCATGCTCCTCTTGCTTTTTTAGACTTAGATTATGAAATTCCTCAGCTTCTATCAATTGGAAAACTAACTGATCAACAAAAAAAAGCACGAAATTTAGCTGAACTTTTGTCAAGAAGTGCGGGCAATTATAAAATTAAAGATATAGGAATATACCCAGGTAGCCTAGGAAACTATGCAGGAAATGAAAGAATTATTCCAACAATTACACTTGAAATGAGTAGCAGTAATCCAAAGTTTGTGAAAAAGTTTTGGAATGACTTTTCTCCAGGACTTTTTAAAGCTATAAAGTATGAGTTTAAAAAACATCAGTTTGCTGATATTGGAAACACCAATACAGACAACCAGTAA
- a CDS encoding DoxX family protein: MKNKFLAVNSIGTPADLTLLLIRIVFGYAFIIHGWSKILNPFHWMGADAQVPAFFQALAAISEFGGGIALILGLLTRLSSLGLFFTMIVAVYSHIFIYGHAFISREDGSYELPVIYVLLSLLFIVIGPGKFSLDKKIFGKK, translated from the coding sequence ATGAAAAATAAGTTTTTAGCCGTAAATTCTATTGGTACACCAGCAGATCTCACTTTATTATTAATACGTATTGTTTTTGGATATGCATTTATAATTCATGGTTGGAGTAAAATCTTAAATCCATTTCATTGGATGGGAGCAGATGCTCAAGTGCCAGCTTTTTTTCAAGCACTAGCTGCTATTTCTGAATTTGGAGGAGGAATTGCTCTTATACTGGGTCTTTTAACACGCTTAAGTTCTTTAGGTCTATTTTTCACAATGATTGTTGCTGTCTATAGTCACATATTTATTTATGGACATGCCTTTATATCAAGAGAAGATGGTTCCTACGAATTACCAGTAATTTATGTTTTATTATCTCTTTTATTTATTGTTATTGGACCTGGAAAATTCTCTTTAGATAAAAAGATTTTCGGCAAAAAATAA
- the tgt gene encoding tRNA guanosine(34) transglycosylase Tgt gives MALKFDYIAKDPNSEARRGRIHTAHGTIETPVFMSVGTFGSVRTLDHTELEDIGVQIILGNTYHLYLRPGPDILKDVGGYHKLMSWNKPILTDSGGFQIFSLPHQRVISEKGVTFKSYIDQSYKRLTPESDIAFQEVIGSDIMMVLDVCVPSTSSYDICVEAMNRTHRWAKRCKQAKTREENSLFGIVQGAIYENLRQESAETLVNLDFDGYAIGGLAVGETDEERDHFTNFTAKLLPQNKPRYLMGVGTPHDLVRSVLAGVDMFDCIIPTNHARQGVAYTFGGKIKLRRVFHARETIPIDETCGCFVCKRFSRAYLHQLTKCEEPTGWKLISYHNTWFYERLMEKIRETIADGTFSSFAKHFLENADD, from the coding sequence ATGGCACTTAAATTTGATTATATTGCAAAAGATCCAAATTCAGAGGCAAGAAGAGGAAGAATTCATACTGCTCACGGAACAATTGAAACTCCTGTATTTATGTCTGTTGGAACTTTTGGATCCGTTAGAACCCTTGATCATACAGAGTTAGAAGATATTGGAGTTCAAATTATTTTAGGTAACACCTATCATCTTTATTTAAGACCAGGTCCAGATATTTTAAAAGATGTTGGTGGCTACCATAAATTAATGAGCTGGAATAAACCTATATTAACAGATAGTGGTGGATTTCAAATATTCTCACTACCACATCAAAGAGTAATAAGTGAAAAAGGTGTTACTTTTAAAAGCTATATTGATCAAAGTTACAAAAGATTAACTCCTGAAAGTGATATCGCTTTTCAAGAGGTTATTGGATCCGATATTATGATGGTTCTTGATGTTTGTGTACCTTCAACTAGCTCATACGATATTTGTGTTGAAGCTATGAATAGAACACATCGTTGGGCAAAAAGATGCAAACAAGCAAAAACAAGAGAAGAAAATTCTTTATTTGGAATAGTTCAAGGTGCTATTTATGAAAATCTTCGGCAAGAAAGTGCCGAAACTCTTGTTAACTTAGATTTTGATGGATATGCCATTGGAGGATTAGCTGTAGGTGAAACAGATGAAGAAAGAGATCACTTTACAAACTTTACGGCAAAACTTCTTCCTCAAAATAAACCTCGTTACTTAATGGGGGTAGGTACCCCACACGATTTAGTTCGAAGTGTTCTTGCTGGAGTTGATATGTTTGACTGTATCATTCCAACAAACCATGCTCGCCAAGGTGTCGCTTATACTTTTGGTGGTAAAATTAAATTAAGAAGAGTTTTTCATGCTAGAGAAACAATCCCTATTGATGAAACTTGTGGATGTTTTGTCTGTAAAAGATTTTCAAGAGCTTATTTGCATCAATTAACTAAATGCGAAGAACCTACTGGATGGAAATTAATTTCATATCACAACACATGGTTTTATGAGAGATTAATGGAAAAAATTAGAGAGACAATAGCTGATGGCACGTTCTCTAGCTTTGCAAAACATTTTTTAGAAAATGCCGATGATTAA
- a CDS encoding DNA adenine methylase, giving the protein MEISVSSMSSLIKPSPEILAIAKPVLKWAGGKTQLLPVLSANYPKNLGTKIKKYIEPFFGGGAVFFDLYNSNLINESIIMDANPELILLYKTIKEQPDQLVEVLYKIQKKYLSLNESEKEKLYYEVRDDFNSKRNSKYNEVNPLRASQIIFMNRTCFNGLFRVNSKGGFNVPHGNYKNPKILDSENIYAVSKSFQIAEILQGDFEDITLKIKSDDVFIYYDPPYRPLNETSNFNAYTGIFDDSHQIRLAKVFKNLDQKGVNQMLSNSDPMSATGDNFFDLLYKDFNISRVEAKRMINSIATKRGKVFELLITNYNAN; this is encoded by the coding sequence ATGGAAATTTCAGTATCATCAATGTCATCATTAATAAAACCATCTCCTGAAATTTTAGCTATAGCTAAACCTGTTCTGAAATGGGCAGGAGGGAAAACACAATTGCTTCCAGTTCTTTCTGCTAATTACCCAAAAAACCTTGGTACTAAAATTAAGAAGTATATTGAACCTTTTTTTGGAGGTGGAGCTGTATTTTTTGATCTTTATAATTCAAATCTCATTAATGAATCAATAATAATGGATGCAAATCCTGAGTTAATACTTTTGTATAAAACAATAAAGGAACAGCCTGATCAATTAGTTGAAGTTTTATATAAAATTCAAAAAAAATATTTATCATTGAATGAATCTGAAAAGGAAAAACTATATTATGAAGTTAGAGACGATTTTAATTCAAAAAGAAATAGTAAATATAATGAAGTGAATCCTCTTCGTGCAAGTCAGATTATTTTTATGAACCGAACATGTTTTAATGGACTTTTTAGGGTTAATAGTAAAGGAGGATTTAATGTTCCTCATGGTAATTATAAAAATCCAAAAATTCTTGATTCTGAAAACATTTATGCTGTTTCTAAATCCTTTCAAATAGCAGAAATTCTTCAAGGAGATTTTGAAGATATTACGTTAAAAATAAAAAGTGATGATGTGTTTATATATTATGATCCTCCCTATAGACCTTTAAATGAAACATCTAATTTTAATGCTTATACTGGAATATTTGATGATTCACACCAAATAAGGCTTGCAAAAGTTTTCAAAAATCTAGATCAAAAAGGCGTAAATCAAATGCTTAGTAATTCAGATCCTATGAGCGCTACGGGTGATAATTTTTTTGACCTACTTTATAAAGATTTTAATATATCTAGAGTTGAGGCTAAACGCATGATTAATTCAATTGCAACTAAAAGAGGAAAAGTTTTTGAACTTCTTATAACTAATTACAATGCAAATTGA
- a CDS encoding CarD family transcriptional regulator has protein sequence MSAEKFYDFIVGQKAVYPCHGVGTIENIEECSIGGAQQDFYVLKIHSTGAKVMVPTRAAKTVGLRSVISLPDVEKVFQILQSPSKKSTATWNRRFRALNDKLNTGDLVEIAEVLRDLSSLSSDKELSFGEKKMLERARNMLVSEISVARGEEKSVIEHELNHILFAI, from the coding sequence ATGAGTGCTGAAAAGTTCTACGATTTCATTGTTGGTCAAAAAGCGGTTTATCCTTGCCATGGTGTTGGAACGATTGAAAATATTGAAGAATGCAGCATTGGCGGAGCTCAACAAGATTTTTATGTCCTTAAAATTCATTCAACAGGCGCTAAAGTGATGGTTCCTACTAGAGCTGCAAAAACTGTTGGTCTTCGTTCTGTAATTTCTTTGCCAGACGTAGAGAAAGTGTTTCAAATTCTTCAGTCTCCTTCTAAAAAATCTACTGCAACTTGGAATCGTCGTTTTAGAGCGTTGAATGACAAGTTAAATACAGGTGATTTAGTTGAAATTGCTGAGGTTCTTAGAGATTTATCTTCTTTAAGTTCTGATAAAGAGCTTTCTTTTGGTGAAAAGAAAATGCTTGAGCGCGCACGCAATATGCTTGTTTCTGAAATTTCTGTTGCACGCGGCGAAGAAAAAAGTGTTATTGAACATGAATTAAATCATATTTTATTTGCGATCTAA
- a CDS encoding HD domain-containing protein → MALTIARKGYSIIDKKTLKLIFTGKIRDSLHDTIPFTEHEKKIINTKEFQRLRRITQTAFTLYAFPGATHTRFEHSLGVMHVADLMLNSIINNQKRLLEALDLSCEDTPKHTKEFFLENEKLNGSLSMTKEALHYLETCPYLTQCLRFSALLHDIGHAPYSHSGERFMVTWEFFGKHLDQLNVPLWLKTAFKNKIKKLKEKNFNLNELKIRHEVYTLIIVSKLFNNEDEFLSEKMGQDICAILDLSVSPNPNGDLHKSRLQNLLHEIVSGEIDADRMDYLLRDSRECGIIYGYFDLGRILDSIGFYLNHQTNKYHLALRRSGISAFEDYLRARWSMYQQVYFHKTVTACEAMLQNINKNFPNFNLPIQIDEYLAIDEHSFFPYIEKNYASDLKPFTKEILTDLIYNRKLWKRVYEEFIPKNTLRTIPSLCPTITNYLQKIDCPAEIIENSTNLTNFSPKGKENSSKNNLKIIIKDVHSLRYLEPVENHSTLINRVDEEFIIRRIYISRFKENLEDISSKEIQKIISDKIINPENN, encoded by the coding sequence ATGGCTCTCACAATAGCTCGTAAAGGATATTCTATAATTGACAAAAAAACATTAAAACTTATTTTTACTGGTAAAATTAGAGATTCTTTGCATGATACCATACCATTTACAGAGCATGAAAAAAAAATCATAAATACCAAAGAATTTCAAAGACTTAGACGAATAACCCAAACCGCTTTTACATTGTACGCCTTTCCTGGTGCTACCCATACAAGATTTGAACATTCTCTTGGGGTTATGCATGTTGCAGATCTAATGCTAAATTCAATTATAAATAACCAAAAAAGACTTCTAGAAGCTTTAGATCTATCTTGTGAAGACACTCCAAAACATACAAAAGAATTTTTTTTAGAAAACGAAAAACTAAATGGTTCTTTAAGCATGACAAAAGAAGCATTGCATTATTTAGAAACTTGCCCTTATTTGACACAATGCCTTCGTTTTTCCGCACTATTACATGACATAGGCCACGCACCTTATAGCCATTCTGGTGAACGGTTTATGGTTACATGGGAATTTTTTGGGAAACATTTAGACCAATTAAATGTTCCCTTATGGCTTAAAACAGCATTTAAAAATAAAATTAAAAAATTAAAAGAAAAAAATTTCAATTTAAATGAACTTAAAATTCGCCATGAAGTCTATACCTTAATTATTGTTTCAAAATTATTTAACAATGAAGATGAATTTTTATCTGAAAAAATGGGACAAGATATTTGTGCTATTTTAGACCTTTCCGTATCGCCAAACCCAAATGGAGATCTGCATAAAAGCAGATTACAAAATTTATTACATGAAATCGTAAGTGGTGAAATTGATGCCGATAGAATGGATTATCTATTAAGAGATTCAAGAGAATGCGGAATCATTTATGGATATTTTGATTTAGGAAGAATTTTAGATTCCATTGGATTTTATTTGAATCATCAAACAAATAAATATCACTTAGCATTAAGACGAAGTGGAATATCGGCTTTTGAAGATTATTTGCGGGCTCGTTGGAGCATGTACCAACAAGTCTATTTTCATAAAACAGTAACAGCGTGCGAAGCAATGCTTCAAAATATTAACAAAAATTTTCCTAATTTTAATTTACCTATTCAAATTGATGAATATCTTGCTATTGATGAACATAGTTTTTTCCCCTATATAGAAAAAAATTATGCTTCGGATTTAAAACCATTTACTAAAGAAATTTTAACCGATTTAATTTATAATAGAAAACTTTGGAAAAGAGTTTATGAAGAATTTATTCCTAAAAATACTTTAAGAACAATTCCTTCTTTATGTCCTACAATTACAAACTATTTACAAAAAATAGATTGCCCTGCTGAAATTATAGAAAATAGTACAAATTTAACTAATTTTTCTCCAAAAGGAAAAGAAAATTCTTCTAAAAATAATTTAAAAATTATTATTAAAGATGTTCATTCATTAAGGTACCTTGAGCCCGTTGAAAATCACAGTACTCTTATTAATAGAGTAGATGAAGAGTTTATCATTAGAAGAATTTATATATCAAGATTTAAAGAAAATTTAGAAGATATATCTTCTAAAGAAATTCAAAAAATAATTTCTGATAAAATTATAAATCCAGAAAATAACTAA
- a CDS encoding thioredoxin domain-containing protein, whose protein sequence is MENENKLNKETSPYLLQHKNNPVNWFPWCEEAFEKARQENKPIFLSIGYSSCHWCHVMAHESFEDFETAKLMNELFINIKVDREERPDIDEIYMEAVMLITKHGGWPLSVFLTPDLKPFYGGTYFPLESKNNYPSFKDVLKTISKFYLENNQETEERSSKIIHYLNESKMESSLVKLENHISDQNITIDKIVDHLLPTYNSLLELLEMDADKINGGFGNAPKFPQPSKISAMLLSNNKHNKAHAILTLDKIRCGGIIDQIGGGISRYSVDNKWLVPHFEKMLYDNAQMLTLYAIASNLLKENNKDLSLEFQKVSESIFEYLERDLKCKKSGLYFSAEDADSEGEEGLFYTFLESEFIEIFKNNYELLEFAKRLYKVTNNGNFEGTNILTIPNDFKKFCDEISISVEDGKAFYSEIRKILFNERNKRVRPGLDNKCLLSWNSLTATALIQSSITLNNSDFLKQGLSLIQNIFKYFKSPQGYFHVYTNGHAKISPFVDDLGFLLEACIESILITGCESLIKEILEIIKTIHKNYVDPISGTLYYSRNDKDLINRPIKFEDNVIYSANSAIFGSLTKFILWLGSTDNYNKISSSDHKMIESLALISVSNTVILSQKIPTACAQMLQKIKFLEYKNVIIINNKNNISVPLQNFHSAYSACVNHLNDYSILGGVLNSKYELENIHDYIKELFAPNFEVEYSFCNKKGCTLPTKNLLELFSRFED, encoded by the coding sequence ATGGAAAATGAAAATAAGTTAAATAAAGAAACAAGTCCCTATCTTTTGCAGCATAAAAACAATCCTGTAAATTGGTTCCCTTGGTGTGAAGAAGCATTTGAAAAAGCACGACAAGAAAATAAGCCAATATTTTTATCAATTGGATATTCTAGTTGTCACTGGTGTCACGTTATGGCACATGAAAGCTTTGAAGACTTTGAAACTGCAAAATTAATGAATGAATTGTTTATTAATATTAAAGTAGACAGAGAAGAGAGACCAGATATTGATGAAATTTATATGGAAGCCGTCATGCTCATTACTAAACATGGTGGATGGCCGTTAAGTGTTTTTTTAACTCCTGATCTAAAACCATTTTATGGTGGAACTTATTTTCCCTTAGAATCAAAAAATAATTATCCTTCATTTAAAGACGTACTTAAAACTATATCTAAGTTTTATTTAGAAAATAATCAAGAAACAGAAGAACGATCTTCTAAAATTATTCATTATTTAAATGAAAGTAAAATGGAATCTAGTTTAGTTAAATTAGAAAATCATATTTCAGATCAAAATATAACAATAGATAAAATAGTAGATCACTTATTACCAACTTATAATTCTCTTCTTGAATTACTAGAAATGGATGCAGATAAAATAAATGGAGGATTTGGAAATGCCCCAAAATTCCCTCAACCATCTAAAATATCTGCTATGTTATTATCAAATAACAAACATAACAAAGCTCATGCAATTTTAACATTAGACAAAATAAGATGCGGTGGCATTATAGATCAAATTGGGGGAGGAATTTCTCGTTATAGCGTTGATAATAAATGGCTAGTGCCACATTTTGAAAAAATGTTATATGATAATGCCCAAATGCTTACTTTATACGCTATTGCTAGTAATTTATTAAAAGAAAATAATAAAGATTTATCTCTTGAATTTCAAAAAGTATCTGAAAGTATTTTTGAATATTTAGAACGTGATTTAAAGTGCAAAAAATCAGGATTGTATTTTAGTGCAGAAGACGCTGATAGTGAAGGAGAAGAAGGGTTATTTTATACTTTTTTAGAATCTGAATTCATAGAAATATTTAAAAACAATTATGAACTTCTTGAATTTGCAAAAAGATTATATAAAGTAACAAATAACGGTAATTTTGAAGGCACTAATATATTAACAATCCCAAATGATTTTAAAAAGTTTTGTGATGAAATATCAATTTCTGTAGAAGATGGTAAAGCATTTTATTCCGAAATAAGAAAAATTTTATTTAATGAAAGAAATAAAAGAGTAAGACCAGGACTTGATAATAAATGCCTACTTTCATGGAATTCACTTACTGCTACTGCGCTCATTCAATCTTCTATTACTTTGAATAATTCCGATTTTCTTAAACAAGGTTTAAGCTTAATTCAAAATATTTTTAAATACTTTAAATCACCACAGGGATATTTTCATGTCTATACGAATGGACATGCAAAAATATCTCCTTTTGTAGACGATTTGGGTTTCTTACTAGAAGCATGTATTGAAAGTATTTTAATTACGGGTTGCGAAAGTTTAATCAAAGAAATATTAGAAATTATTAAAACAATTCATAAAAATTATGTAGATCCTATTTCAGGAACTTTATATTATTCAAGAAATGATAAAGATCTTATTAATAGGCCAATTAAATTTGAAGATAATGTAATATATAGTGCAAATTCTGCAATATTTGGAAGTTTAACTAAGTTTATTCTTTGGCTAGGAAGTACAGACAATTATAATAAAATTTCATCAAGCGATCACAAAATGATTGAGTCACTTGCTTTAATTTCTGTATCTAATACAGTTATTTTATCTCAAAAAATACCTACCGCTTGCGCTCAGATGCTTCAAAAAATTAAATTTTTAGAATATAAAAATGTTATTATTATCAATAATAAAAATAACATCTCTGTCCCTCTTCAAAACTTTCACTCAGCCTATTCAGCTTGTGTTAATCATTTAAATGATTATTCTATTTTAGGTGGTGTGTTAAATTCAAAATATGAATTAGAAAATATTCATGATTACATTAAAGAATTATTTGCTCCTAATTTTGAAGTTGAATATTCTTTTTGTAATAAAAAAGGCTGTACACTGCCTACAAAAAATTTATTAGAATTATTTTCGAGATTTGAGGATTAA
- a CDS encoding pyruvate, water dikinase regulatory protein: MNKMNTNLSIPNIFTVSDGTGETALSIVRAVRVQFEHAEMHIERYNKVRSREMLEEMLLSAKNKNATVVATLVDPELRVFLISRSMQLGVKVVDVLFPLLETLSEQLGRRPSSIPGLLRQLDEGYFKRISAIEYTVRHDDGVISCDLPEADIILIGVSRTSKTPLSMYLGHKGYKVANIPLVPGIDPPIELSKVDQNKIIGLIIDPTRLAEIRVARIEALGTNDIGDYADIEKIFEELEWSREIFKKNKRWPVLDVTGKALEENSVEIEKIILSRFPELSDE, from the coding sequence ATGAATAAAATGAATACAAATTTAAGTATTCCAAATATTTTTACAGTATCAGATGGTACAGGAGAAACAGCATTAAGTATTGTTCGAGCTGTTCGAGTTCAATTTGAACACGCCGAAATGCATATTGAAAGATATAATAAAGTAAGAAGTCGTGAAATGTTGGAGGAAATGCTCCTTTCCGCTAAAAATAAAAATGCGACAGTCGTTGCTACTTTAGTTGATCCTGAACTTAGAGTTTTTTTAATATCTCGTTCTATGCAATTAGGTGTGAAGGTTGTTGATGTTTTATTTCCACTTTTAGAAACATTATCTGAGCAATTAGGAAGGCGTCCAAGTTCTATACCAGGCTTGTTAAGACAATTAGATGAAGGTTATTTTAAACGCATAAGCGCCATTGAATATACTGTTAGACATGATGATGGTGTTATTTCTTGTGATTTACCAGAAGCAGATATTATATTAATTGGTGTATCTAGAACTTCTAAAACACCACTTTCAATGTATTTGGGACACAAGGGCTATAAAGTAGCAAATATTCCTTTAGTTCCTGGAATTGATCCACCGATTGAACTTTCAAAAGTAGATCAAAATAAAATAATAGGACTTATTATTGACCCAACTCGTTTGGCTGAAATTAGAGTAGCAAGAATCGAAGCGTTAGGTACAAATGACATTGGTGACTATGCTGATATTGAAAAAATATTTGAAGAGCTAGAATGGAGCCGAGAAATATTTAAAAAAAACAAAAGATGGCCTGTTTTAGATGTTACTGGAAAAGCACTCGAAGAAAATTCTGTTGAAATTGAAAAAATTATTTTAAGCCGATTTCCTGAACTCTCCGATGAATAA
- a CDS encoding ABC transporter substrate-binding protein yields MKFVIITILLLFSNISFGVTNFMNQNNGNIIYYCSNKIGQPWLENSSYDCWSHFMTAVLGTLIYVDNNGDLVPSMVESFNWDFEKNYYKLKLRENLVFHNERKVTIEDLEFSILRSFFAKNPNNEGALALYNLKGVEKIKHGQPYKSGLVEGVKILDKNTLALVPNTYNPSFLYNLSRAHYSLVPYEEYNDDLMTWKKWPVGAGAYKLIEEDKKNRSYQLVLVDSKNYPRAPKSIYFEQERILEPDITLKDSLSYNNSKYNKEVLSFPYMQRNINFNFSSPLGRNKDFRKAVSLAIFRDEIVKATEIETKPLNEMITTSSLGRINVLENYNLKEASRLFAKVLENQNTKVFKIPYSYDKSLFGEKYREVIVNQLSKAGLQIEFYEGKNLWEPYTNEFQNSPFSLDSLMSDAFDFISTFTGYAKSGGASSSVYYYETETLENLIQIAKISNNREILNERLKNLSKYFHENVIMVPLFETNAVVIYKPEKIESLGKQFGESIFYLHNIEMRYE; encoded by the coding sequence ATGAAATTTGTAATTATAACTATACTACTTTTATTTTCAAATATTTCTTTTGGAGTAACAAATTTTATGAACCAAAATAATGGAAATATTATTTATTATTGCTCAAATAAAATAGGACAGCCTTGGCTGGAAAACTCTTCTTATGATTGTTGGTCCCATTTTATGACAGCTGTTTTAGGAACGCTAATTTATGTTGATAATAATGGCGATCTTGTTCCATCTATGGTTGAATCTTTTAATTGGGATTTTGAAAAAAATTATTATAAATTAAAATTAAGAGAAAATCTTGTTTTTCATAATGAAAGAAAAGTAACAATTGAAGATTTAGAGTTTAGTATTTTACGATCTTTTTTTGCAAAAAATCCAAATAATGAAGGCGCACTTGCGCTTTATAATTTAAAGGGTGTTGAAAAAATAAAACATGGACAACCCTACAAGTCAGGATTGGTTGAAGGAGTAAAAATATTAGATAAAAATACACTTGCATTAGTGCCTAATACTTATAATCCTTCATTTTTATATAATTTATCTCGTGCTCATTACTCTCTTGTTCCTTATGAAGAATATAATGATGATTTAATGACTTGGAAAAAATGGCCTGTTGGTGCAGGTGCATATAAATTAATAGAAGAAGATAAAAAAAATAGATCCTATCAGTTAGTGCTTGTAGACAGCAAGAATTATCCAAGAGCCCCAAAATCAATTTACTTTGAACAAGAACGTATTTTAGAGCCAGATATCACATTAAAAGACTCTTTGTCTTATAATAACAGTAAGTATAATAAGGAAGTATTGTCTTTTCCATATATGCAAAGAAATATTAATTTTAATTTTTCATCACCTTTAGGAAGAAATAAAGATTTTAGAAAAGCAGTTTCTTTAGCAATTTTTCGAGATGAAATAGTAAAAGCAACAGAAATAGAAACAAAACCTTTAAATGAGATGATTACAACAAGTAGTTTAGGAAGAATAAATGTTTTAGAAAATTATAATTTAAAAGAAGCTTCTCGTTTATTTGCTAAAGTATTAGAAAATCAAAATACAAAGGTTTTTAAAATTCCATATTCTTACGATAAATCACTTTTTGGCGAAAAATATAGAGAGGTAATTGTAAATCAACTCTCTAAAGCGGGATTGCAAATTGAATTTTATGAAGGTAAAAATCTTTGGGAACCCTATACAAATGAATTTCAAAATTCACCTTTTAGCCTAGATTCTTTAATGTCAGACGCTTTTGATTTTATATCAACTTTTACAGGTTATGCAAAAAGTGGAGGAGCTTCAAGTAGTGTTTATTATTACGAAACGGAGACTCTTGAAAACTTAATTCAAATAGCAAAAATTTCTAATAATCGTGAAATCTTAAATGAAAGACTTAAAAATCTATCAAAATATTTCCACGAAAATGTTATTATGGTACCTTTATTTGAAACAAATGCTGTAGTCATCTATAAACCAGAAAAAATAGAATCATTAGGAAAACAATTTGGCGAATCTATTTTTTATTTACATAATATAGAAATGAGATATGAATAA